aaagcaaaacacaagatgaaaatcaagcagaaaaagaaaataatataacctTATTTTGAGAACACGACTTCATCTCAAAGGatactttttgtatattaatccTCACAGATTAATAAGagcacttaaaataattttgtgtagaTCCAGGAATACAACAGGTGACTAAGTTAATGACTAACACAATTTACAGACTTCAAAATGATAATACTGAATTCCAAATTTCACAGCATAACAGATGACTATAATATACTACCCTAATCAACTCTTATTTAGTATCTATACAGCATCTACAGAGCTCTTCATCCTTCATATTTCTCCTCTTAGACTTTCTGTGTTCATGACTCATTTTCATCCATTTCTGTCGGAGAACTGCTTTGGAAGGAGCAGAGCGAATAAGTGCCATACTCGGGTATGGGCCTGTGTGGTGGCCAGTTGTTTTCTTGCAAGAGTGATCTTGGAGATAAAATAAATTGAGTCTCAAAAAATTCCAATGACTCGCCATCTTCCTTCTCCATCAGAAACTGATACTCTCCGAATCTGACCATGCACCTGTATGGCAGGTCCATTTTATTTAGGTAGCCCAGCTCTCTGCTGTCCACGATCAGATTGGTCTTTTtactcatattttttatttcaaaggagAGAACTgagctgttgaattttttaaacagCTGCAGAGAAAACTGAACTCGGGAAACCTGTTTGTCCTGAAAAGTATAATGACAGATGTTGGAATTTCGGCCAAATTTCACCACTTCGCTGGAAGGGAGTTTCTCTCTGTTAAAACTTATTGACTGAAATATTCCACACTGCAAGTGGCCAGGATGGTAAACCGTCATCTGGAGACAAGTTACTGTCTCTTCTGTGTCAGCATCTTCAAAACTGGTCATGATGTGCACAAGGCCCACCTGCAATAATTAAATTACCATGTTAGTTTCTGCTTATGCTTGAGGCATTAAGAACTTTGATTCTAACGTTTTGATGAACATCACCTGATAGGCAATTTATTTGGACTTTAAGAAAACAGTACATAGACAATACTTTCAGTGAACTAGTAGATATGTGAAATCTTATACCAAGCCCTATAAAATTGCTACACTAGCTTCTcctatctttttcatttctagttTGACTATAACACCATACATAAAATGCAGACAATAACAAAGAATGATTTTTGATAATAAAATGATTTGAGGGAAGCATAAAGAAACCTCAGTTCCTCTTTCACCTAAATAGAGTGACTCGAGCCCAGAGAAAATATGACAGgtgtactttaaaaagaaaattaggaaataaaaaatctCTTTGGTTTGAATACCTTCAGAGGATATATACATAAAGAAAACATAGTTTATTAACTggattataattaaatatattatgaatTGTGAAACctggttaaagaaaaaaacttaatagTTATAAACAAACAATTGCAACATTTATCCTTTATATCCTCACTTTGATTTCTAACaggtaaatgattaaaaatagcaaatgctTTAAGTGgttattttattctataatttcaaattttagacATTACTTTTAAGAATATAAGTCTCCATGAGTTGGTTCTAATTATCACAGCCTGCACTGGtatcagaattatttatttttgtcagtgGTACTCAATGACTGGATGGACAAACTGTCATTAACTACAAATAGCACAGTCCAACTGTTGTTAACCACATCCCTTGAGAGCCGATGGCCCGAGGTGCCCTCCACCTACACTTCACTTTATATATCTTTGGTAATTAGTACAGTACTTAAAAGCAGTATAACGGGACAGGAGAAATAGCTACTAAAATTTTTGTGAAGTTACTTCAACAGAGAATTGccattttaaaactaatttaattttttaaaagtacatgtacatgattttaaaattcaaacactaacaaaggattaaaaaaaaagagtatttctcCCCCACCTGaactctttgtctttctctcctaGAGTACAACCACTGTAAAAGCTACTTTTATCCTTACAGAAGTTTTGTTTACATAACGAGCATAACTATGTGTgtgcactctcacacacacaaacacacatacaagcACATTTctccacagagaaaaaaaatt
This genomic interval from Gorilla gorilla gorilla isolate KB3781 chromosome 3, NHGRI_mGorGor1-v2.1_pri, whole genome shotgun sequence contains the following:
- the TIFA gene encoding TRAF-interacting protein with FHA domain-containing protein A, translating into MTSFEDADTEETVTCLQMTVYHPGHLQCGIFQSISFNREKLPSSEVVKFGRNSNICHYTFQDKQVSRVQFSLQLFKKFNSSVLSFEIKNMSKKTNLIVDSRELGYLNKMDLPYRCMVRFGEYQFLMEKEDGESLEFFETQFILSPRSLLQENNWPPHRPIPEYGTYSLCSFQSSSPTEMDENES